The sequence below is a genomic window from bacterium.
ACGACCTGCTCCCCTTCAACCGCGTGCGGGACCGCCGCGAGGAGACGGCCGCCCGCCCCGCCGCCCCCGACGCCGGGGAGGACCTGCGCTGGCGGCAGGTGGACTTCAGCGACCTGTCCAACTTCGGCGGGGAGACCTATCGCCGCTGGATGAGCCGCCGCGCCGCCGAGGAGGAGGGGGCCGGCCTGGCGTTGAAGACAGGCCTGACGCCGCCGCGCCTGGACGAGGAGGGCCGTTTCCTGCCCCGCCTATACAAGCTGCGCTTCTCGCCCGACATGTCCCAAGCCACGGCCCAGTACGACGACATCTTCGGCTTCCAGGGCGTCAGCCAGCTTGTCTTCAGCGACCTGCTGGGCAACCACCGCATCTACACCTACCTCAATTTTTACAACCGCATCGAGTTCTCGAACGTCTACAGCTACTACGAGTACAGCGCCCGGCGCCTGCAGATGCTGGGCGGGGTTTTCCGCTACGTCCACTACCTCCACGGCGAGACGCCGAACCGCTACTACCGGGACGGCCTGCTGGGGCTGGAGGCCAGTTTCTCCTGGCCGCTCTCGCGCTTCACCCGGCTGCAGCTGGACAACCGCTGGACGACGGTGGACCGGGACAGCCTCAACCGCACCAACTACCGGGAGGACGCCTACGGCACGCCCATCTACCAGGAGTACCAGTCGGGCCGCTTCCTGACCAGCGGCCTGGCCTGGGTCTTCGACAACACCCTCTGGCGCGACACGGGACCGGTCAACGGCTGGCGCGGATCGGCCGGCTACACACGGGGCTTCCCCATCCGCGGCGGGGCCGACGCCGGCAACGATTTCCACACGATGGAGGCCGACCTGCGGCGCTATCTGCGCCTGAACGGGGATCTGCAGGTGGCCCTGCGCCTGGCGGGCGGCGCCTCGGTGGGCCCCACCCCCCAGCGCTTCTTCCTGGGCGGGGCGCCCAACTGGATCAACACGAGCTATTTCCGGCGGGACGACGACCCCGCCGTCAACCGCCTGCGCAGCAACATCGAAGAGCTCTACTACGCCGCACTGGTGCAGCCCCTGCGCGGGGCCGCCCTTTACCAGCGGGAGGGGGACCGCTTCCTCCTGGGCAACGCCGAACTGCGCTATCCCATCCTGCGCTACCTGGTGACGGGCTGGCCCTTCACCATCGTGCTGCGCGACCTGCGCGGCGTGCTCTTCACCGACGTGGGCGGGGCCTGGGACCACGACGGCAGCTGGCAGGCGGTGGACAGCGAGGGCCACCTGCGGGACCTGCTCATGAGCTACGGCTGGGGTTTCCGCGTCAACCTGGGCATCGCCGTGATGAAGATGGACTGGGCCTGGGTGACGACCTGGGACGGCAATCCCGCCGGTCCGCAGTTCGTGCTGACCCTCGGCACCGATTATTAGGAGTCCCATGCACGATCCGCGCAATCCCGCCCTGGCCATCGGCGCCCGCCTGCACGGCTTCGAAGTGCGCTCTGGCCGGGAGCTGCCCAACCTGCGCGCCCACAGCTGGGAGCTGCGCCACCTGGAGACGGGGGCCCGCCATCTCCACATCAGCCACGAGCTGGAGGAGAACGTCTTCATCGCCTGCCTGCGCACCCTGCCCCGGGACGACACGGGCGTGGCCCACATCCTCGAGCACACGGTGCTGGAAGGCTCGCGCGCCTTTCCCGTCAAGATGTTCAACCAGCTGACGGGGCGCTCCCTCAACAGCTTCCTCAACGCCTTCACCAGCCCCGACCGCACGGCCTACCCCTTCGCCACGCCCAACGCCGAGGACTGGGACAACCTGCTGGTGCGCTACCTGGACGCCGTCTTCCACCCCCTGCTCGAGGAGGAGGCCTTCCTCCAGGAGGGCTGGCGCCTGGAGTTCCGCGATCCGGCGGATCCCGCCACGCCGCTGGAGATCCGCGGGGTGGTCTACAACGAGATGAAGGCGGCCTTGAGCAGTCCGGAAGCCCAGTTCTCCCGCCGCTTCCGCCGGGAGCTGATGCCGGACCTCTGCTATGCCCGCGAGTCGGGGGGCGATCCCGAGGCCATCCCCGATCTGGACGTGGAGTCCTGGCGGGCCTTCCACCGCCGCCACTACCATCCGGGGAACTCCTGGAACGGCACCTTCGGCTGCCTGCCGCTGGGCCCCACCCTGGCCCGGCTGGACGAGGCCTTCCGCGGCCTGGGCCCGCTGCCCGGGCTGACGCTCGGTCCCCAACCGCCCCTGGGCGCGCCCCGCCAGGTGGCCGGGCGCTATCCGGTGGTGGGCGCCGCCGCCGGCCGCTCTCCCCGCTTCGCCGCCGTGGGCTGGCGCCTCTGCCCGCAGACGGACCTGGACGAGGCGGTGCGCCTCGCCTTCCTCTTCGACGTGCTGTGCGGCGGCCTGGCCGCCCCCCTCAACCACGCCCTGCTGCAGAGCGGGCTTGGTCCCGCCCTGGCGCCGGTGGGCTTCGACGGCTCCATGTCCCAGCTTGCCTTCGGTATCGGCCTGAAGGAGGTGGCGCCCGGGGCCGCCGCCGAGGTGGAGCGCGTCACGCGGGAGGTCCTGGAGCGCCTGGCCGCGGAGGGGCTGGATCCCGCCCAGGTGGAGGCCGCCCTCGACCGCTACGAACTGGACAACCGCGAGCAGAGCCGGGTGTGGGGCATGCCCTGGGGCCTGGCCCTGCTCTATTTCTCCCTGCCGCACTGGATGGAGGGCGGGGATCCCCACGCCGGCCTGCGCAACGACCTGCTGCTGGAGCGCCTGCGCCAGGAGGCGGCGGCGCCCGGCTTCCTGCCCGGGCTGATCCGGCGCTGGCTGCTGGACAATCCCGAGCGTCTCTGCCTGGAGCTGGAGCCCGACCCGGGGGCGGCCGCGGCCCGCGAGCGCGCCCTGGCCGCAAGCCTGGTGGAGCGGCGCCGGAGCCTGGGCGAGGAGGAGAGCCGCCGCTTGGTGGAGCAGGCGCGCCGCGTGGCGGCCTGGCGTGGCGACGAGGGCGACCTCGGCTGCATGCCCGCCCTCGACCCCGCCCACCTGCCCCGCACCTTCTCCAGCTGGCCGACCGTGGAGCGGAGCCTGCCCGGCGGGCGGCTCCACCTGCACGACCAGCCGGTCAACGGCCTCTGCCACCTCAAGCTGGCCCTGCCCCTGGCCGCCGACGATCCCGATCTCGTCCTGGCCGACCTCCTGGGCTGGCTGACCCGCATCAGCCACGCCGGACTGGGCGTGGAGGCCAGCGAGCGCCGCCTGCGGGCGCTGACGGGCGGCGTCTCCCTGGGCTCGCACCACAGCATGGGCGTGTCCGGCCCGGATCCGGTCCAGTGCCTCATCCTGGGCTTCCACGGCCT
It includes:
- a CDS encoding insulinase family protein — protein: MHDPRNPALAIGARLHGFEVRSGRELPNLRAHSWELRHLETGARHLHISHELEENVFIACLRTLPRDDTGVAHILEHTVLEGSRAFPVKMFNQLTGRSLNSFLNAFTSPDRTAYPFATPNAEDWDNLLVRYLDAVFHPLLEEEAFLQEGWRLEFRDPADPATPLEIRGVVYNEMKAALSSPEAQFSRRFRRELMPDLCYARESGGDPEAIPDLDVESWRAFHRRHYHPGNSWNGTFGCLPLGPTLARLDEAFRGLGPLPGLTLGPQPPLGAPRQVAGRYPVVGAAAGRSPRFAAVGWRLCPQTDLDEAVRLAFLFDVLCGGLAAPLNHALLQSGLGPALAPVGFDGSMSQLAFGIGLKEVAPGAAAEVERVTREVLERLAAEGLDPAQVEAALDRYELDNREQSRVWGMPWGLALLYFSLPHWMEGGDPHAGLRNDLLLERLRQEAAAPGFLPGLIRRWLLDNPERLCLELEPDPGAAAARERALAASLVERRRSLGEEESRRLVEQARRVAAWRGDEGDLGCMPALDPAHLPRTFSSWPTVERSLPGGRLHLHDQPVNGLCHLKLALPLAADDPDLVLADLLGWLTRISHAGLGVEASERRLRALTGGVSLGSHHSMGVSGPDPVQCLILGFHGLARRGADWMAMLEDLLLRPDLQDSRRLGELLRMRQAGLRGQVIGSAGQIAAQAAADAVSPIGRASDEAEGLTFLRRLAVLDAERDDLGGRLAALLERCLAAGGREMSLCAEAGHLPAAAARA